One stretch of Diabrotica undecimpunctata isolate CICGRU chromosome 5, icDiaUnde3, whole genome shotgun sequence DNA includes these proteins:
- the LOC140440916 gene encoding uncharacterized protein, translating into MSSRARKILGLVVENTVLNSKYMSSDYNSTEKSNHALLSENSFAVEIQKNVNMEVKMAPEPVDSNDNSVEVAVIKSQFANIQPLVPYDDTDGSLSDNEDIVTGCLTTEEGHRLIQSSSNSSSSSASSLDSSDSLSSGSSNCSPLPAKVNLLTHINQNVTVDQLDSDGVVVNRRPRELQKVQDYYISPLCTDESDVDLSDTDPTFINIESKRKRNYFFENLRSSSTSSADSYRSSGNYIPKKGRKRTKNPSQWKQNKLKRRRNTGKSYVSMSQTKKTIPARCLKEPCTEKCRLKCTTNINIECRYDLFKKFWDLGDLSKQRAYISASMIDIQPKYKYSNAQRPRHNNKAFHFIVNNTTIRVCKTFYKATLDISDRMIFTVQNKMNNNDFSQTDFRGRHDSHRKISPELRAAIIEHIQSIPKIESHYLRASTTKEYIDGSKNIKDLFNDFKLKQENDNRDAGTYSKYYKIFTTEFNLSFFQPKKDQCDLCTSYNNSNADQKKNLEEKYQTHIKEKNYSRIEKFNDRREINKNIKVVVFDLEAVLQCPRGNSSSFYYKSKLNCYNLTLTELTPQDFKVAYKNVHCYFWSESEAKRGAIEIGSCVWAYLKAITDEDDDEKEVIFYSDNCCGQNKNKYLTSLYLHAVQTLTIKSITHKYLIRGHTQNEADSVHSLIEKEIKKNLKSGPIYTPDQYIALIKNAKKSPPSIIVHELNFESFHDLKLLQEEWGYNYSTNTQGHNVNWNEIKILKIAKENPFSMYYKTSYKDENYREVNVRNKRKKMKLITEIELKAAYCDKQKISDNKKKDLQELISKGLVPSFYAGFYNSIF; encoded by the exons ATGTCTTCGAGAGCACGAAAAATACTCGGCTTAGTTGTTGAAAATACTGTGCTGAATTCTAAATATATGTCATCGGATTATAATTCAACTGAGAAATCTAATCATGCG TTATTAAGTGAAAATAGTTTCGCTGTTGAGATCCAGAAGAATGTTAACATGGAGGTTAAAATGGCACCGGAACCAGTGGATAGTAACGATAACTCAGTTGAAGTAGCTGTAATA AAATCTCAGTTTGCAAACATACAACCCTTAGTACCTTATGATGATACTGACGGTAGTTTATCTGACAATGAAGATATTGTTACTGGATGCTTAACTACGGAGGAAGGACATCGTCTTATTCAGTCTTCATCAAATAGTTCATCATCGTCAGCTTCATCTTTGGATTCATCCGATAGTTTATCTTCGGGCTCGTCCAATTGTTCTCCATTACCAGCAAAAGTAAACTTACTAACCCATATTAATCAAAACGTGACTGTTGATCAACTGGACAGTGATGGCGTT GTAGTAAATCGTCGTCCCAGGGAGTTACAAAAGGTTCAAGATTATTATATTTCTCCTTTATGTACTGATGAAAGTGATGTTGACTTAAGCGATACAGATCCAACATTCATTAACATTGAATCTAAAAGAAAGAGAAACTActtttttgaaaatttgagaTCTTCTTCCACCAGTTCGGCAGATTCCTATCGTTCTTCTGGTAATTATATTCCAAAAAAGGGACGCAAACGGACTAAAAATCCTTCCCAATGGAAACAGAATAAACTTAAGCGCAGGCGTAATACAGGAAAATCATATGTATCCATGTCGCAAACAAAAAAGACTATTCCAGCCAGGTGTCTTAAAGAACCATGTACAGAAAAATGTAGACTTAAATGcactacaaatattaatatagagTGTAGGTACGACCTTTTTAAGAAGTTTTGGGATTTAGGTGATTTAAGTAAACAAAGAGCATACATAAGTGCCAGTATGATTGACATTCAGCCTAAATACAAATATAGCAATGCTCAGAGACCCAGACACAACAATAAAGCATTTCATTTCATTGTGAATAATACGACGATTAGAGTTTGTAAAACTTTTTACAAGGCTACATTGGACATCTCCGATAGGATGATATTTACGGTACAGAATAAAATGAACAACAACGATTTTTCGCAAACTGATTTTAGAGGCAGACATGACAGTCATAGAAAAATTAGTCCAGAATTACGAGCTGCAATCATTGAGCACATTCAATCTATCCCTAAAATTGAATCACACTACCTTCGAGCTTCTACAACAAAGGAATATATTGATGGCAGCAAAAATATCAAAGATTTGTTCAATGATTTTAAGCTAAAACAAGAAAATGACAATAGAGACGCAGGTACTTatagtaaatattataaaatatttacaacggAATTTAATCTCTCCTTTTTTCAACCAAAAAAGGATCAATGTGATCTATGCACCTCGTATAATAATTCTAATGCTGACCAAAAGAAGAACCTGGAAGAAAAATACCAAACgcatataaaagagaaaaactATAGTAGGATTGAAAAGTTTAATGATcgcagagaaataaataaaaatatcaaagtagTTGTGTTTGATTTAGAAGCGGTGTTGCAATGCCCAAGAGGTAACTCTTCTTCCTTTTACTATAAGTCTAAGCTTAATTGCTACAACTTAACTTTAACCGAATTAACACCACAGGATTTTAAGGTAGCCTACAAAAATGTACACTGCTATTTTTGGTCGGAGAGTGAGGCTAAACGTGGGGCTATAGAAATCGGATCATGTGTATGGGCATATCTAAAAGCTATAACTGATGAAGACGATGATGAAAAGGAAGTAATTTTCTATTCGGACAATTGTTGtggccagaataaaaataaatatttaacatctcTTTATCTTCATGCTGTGCAAACATTGACAATAAAAAGCATAacacataaatatttaataagaggACACACGCAGAATGAGGCTGATAGTGTCCATAGCCTAATtgaaaaggaaattaaaaaaaatttaaaatctggACCGATATACACACCAGACCAATATATTGCTTTAATTAAAAATGCCAAAAAGTCTCCACCTTCGATAATTGTTCATGAACTAAATTTTGAATCATTTCACGATTTAAAATTATTGCAAGAAGAATGGGGATATAATTATTCAACTAATACACAGGGACATAATGTTAATTGGAAcgaaattaaaattttgaaaatcgcTAAAGAAAATCCTTTTTCCATGTATTATAAAACATCATACAAAGATGAAAATTACCGGGAAGTAAATGTTAGAAATAAACGGAAGAAAATGAAACTAATTACAGAAATAGAACTTAAAGCAGCCTATTGTGATAAACAAAAAATAAGTGACAATAAGAAAAAAGACTTACAAGAACTAATTTCAAAAGGATTAGTTCCTTCATTTTATGCTGGGTTTTATAATtctatattttaa